CAACCTTCTAAAACCTTATTCCCCAGGATAAAAATTGCCGAGTATGGATACTCTTTATCTGACATACCATCGCTACAGGCATCGACTTTTTTGATGATTAAGATATTGTTGCCTTTGCCTTGAAGTCGGTTAACTGTAAATTTTTCGGTGAGCAGGCAGATTTAAGTGGGAACCATTATTGCTGCCATTCTCCCTCTTCATCCCGAAGAACTAATTCTACCCTTAGTTTTCATACCTAATTTGCTTTTCCTCTTTCAGTTTGTTTTTCTTAGTTGCGATCGCACCCTTATTGTCAAGTGTGAACCGTATAGTGAGGAGAGCAATCGCTTACTTTAAACAGTATTAACGCAAGCTACATAACTGCTTTTGACAATAAGCCCGACATATCCAACACTGAATAAAGTTGTAAAGCGATCGCCCTACAATTTCCTCTAATAAATGGAGAAATATGATGGATGAAGACAAGCCCACAAAATCTAGCGTCGCTAACGCTACGCTATCGGTGTCGCTCAAAACTTACTCGTAGTTGCTCCCGTCTGCGGATATCCCTTAGTCTTTGAGCGCTGGCTTGTCTGAGGATAGGAAATTTTACTCAATTTCAGTTTCTTCAGACGCTCGATGACTCGAAGAGGCTGCGCTATCACCTTGTACGGTTTTAAGAACTGATTCCAGACGATAACCAGCTTCACGAAGATAATATCCAGCCGCGCCAACGTCTTCAAAAACGTCATCAAATTGGGGATGAGTTGACGGAAAAATCTTTCTTAAGCGATCGCCCAGTCGCTCTAGTTCTTCTTGGATAGCGATTAGTTCTTGAGTATCATCATCCATACTTACCTACCACAAAGATAACTGCCCAGGTGTTACATTTGATTTACCACCTTGATGGTAATGAAGGTGACAACCACTTTATATAGACAACAACAACCAATTCTACAACGTGGAAAGAACAACAACAACAGCCCTAATTTTTACGTTAGGGTAGAAACAAATTAATTTCCACAACGTAGAAAATGACCAAGGTAGAATGGGCGATATCCCCCCACACAGAATCACGATTTAGCTGTGTCTTCGACCCTGAAACCTGCCTACCCGTAGAGCCAATCCAAAGATTTTTGAACTACTGTAGAAAGCGACAATTAGCACCGAATACAGTAACTACATACGCTTATCGACTGGTAGACTTTTGGCGCTGGCTAGAATCCAAATCTCTCAACTGGTATGACGTTGGGTTAAATGAATTAGCAGACTTTGTGAATTGGTACTTGCTAGGTGGTGAAGTTGAAGAATCTGGTGAAAATGTGAGAGAAATTGTTGCCAAAAGGAGTCCTCGCACTGTCAATCAAGCAGTCACCGCCATCCAAGAATTTTATACCTATCACACAATTGAAGGCAGGATTGAAGAAAAACATTTCACTCTACTAGCGCATGGTTGGGGAAAACGAGGAGGCTTTCTTAGAGGAATTGCTAAAAGCAATCCTGATAAACGCAAACGCATCAAAATAAAAGAACCGAAACTCTTCAGTGGTTGTCTGCTAGATGAAGAAGTCGCAACCTTAGCCAACGCCTGTACAACTTATAGAGACAGGTTAATTATCATGCTGCTGCGCTCAACAGGAGTGCGGCGGGGAGAACTGTTAGGATTACATCTGGAAGATGTCAAGAACTTAGATTTCAGCGGACGCATTCGGATTGTACGCAGAGAAGACAATCCTAATCGCGCAATGGCTAAAGGAAGAGAACGAGAAATCCCCATTATTTACCATCGTTCAGCTATTCAAGAGACCTTTCATGCCTACTTACTAGAAGAATATCCGCCTCAAGCCGAAACTTTGGGAGGCGGGATGTTATTCGTCAATTTATCAAGTAAATGGGTAGGGCAAGCGATGTCCTTAGTTCGCTTAAATAAATTATTTGACCAACTCCACAAACGAACAGGAATTAAAGCACATCCGCACTTATTTCGCCATACCTTCGCTACTAGAATGCTGCAAGACAATTATCTTGACCAATATGTACAACAGCTTTTAGGACATCGTTCAATTGCCACAACGAAAGACATTTACAGTCATGTTCTCGATGAAATGACCCTAGACCAATACTTAAGATAAGAAGAAAATTAATGGCAGAAGCATTTGCACCGCAAGCATTACAGGAGCGAATCACACTCTCTGAGTTAGGGAAACAGTGGATTAATGATCCTTTGATGAATCAAGATGTTTGGTCACTGTTAGAATTGGGTTATAGCCAAGAAGAATGCCGAATTAATGGACATTATCATCTTTACTTTCACAAGTTTTCACTGCCTTGGTTAAAACGGCTGACTCAACTAACCATTAAAGCCAGCGTTCGAGAGCGATATTCCCTCGGTCGGATTATTCATCGAGTTGGCTGTTTAAACCATTTAGATCGTTTTTTGTGTAATTATGGATATACACAACCCCAATCTTTGACAGAAGCACTCCTCCATCAATTTATTAGCGAAATTAATAGCGGTAATCGTCAGAATGCGATTGCTTACGCCCTCAATCTTTGGAAAGAAGAACAATGGTTGGAAATTGCCTTTACCCCGATTAAACTCAAAAAAAAATCTCCTAAAATTGAAATAATTCCAGAGGAAGTACTTTACCAAATCTACGAGAAATTCGATTTATTCCCCCCGACACTTGAAAGACTTTTTCGCTTGCAATTGGTGTTAGGCTGCCGCATTGGAGAAATTCTCACTATGCCACGCCATAGCCTGAAACAGGAAGGTGACAAATGGTTCTTACTACGTTGGGTTGAAAAACGCAAACACTGGAGGTTTGTTCAGATTCATCCTTTAGTAGCTGAATTAGTTCAAGAACAGCAGAGATTTCTTGATGCTCAATTTGGGAGAGATTCTGAATTCGATAAACTATTTTGTACCGTTTATACTCATCATCAAAGTATTCCTTGGGCTGAGAGAGAACTAGACACAACACTGTTCTATAAACCCCAAACAATTACCAGATTGAGAATTAGTAACTGGCTAATTAATTTTCGAGAAGTAGCAGACTTAAAAGACAAACATGGCAACAGATTTAAACTAACTAGCCATATGTTTCGCCGCACCAAAGCCAGCATTATGGCTCATTGTGAAGTAGAGGATGAATATATCGCCGCCGTACTAGGTCACGGTTCTTTAGATATGCTACCTCATTATCGTCAGCGTTCGCTTATCAGGTTAGAAAAAGAAGCTAATCTCAAAGGTTATGTGGATATGTATGGTCGAGTTACTTCTTTTAAACCGAGAAAAACTAGGTATGAAAAATTAGCTAATCTCCTCAAAGTTAGTACACCTCTGGGAGAATGTCATCGTCCAACGATGTTAGGAGATTGTCAACATCGTTATGCCTGTTTAAGTTGTCCTCATCATCGGATAACGCCCGAAGATAAATCCCAGTTAGAAGCTGATGTGAACTGCTTACAGCAAGACCTAATTCAAGCTCAAAAAAACGGACAAGAAAGACGAGTGACTGAGATTGCTAACTTATTAGCTTTAATCAAAAATCGTTTTGATGGCTTATCAGAATTGCAAAATCTTCAAGAACATAAAACTAATGGGTAAACGCAAGCATCAACCGATTTCAATTCACCAGACTCTTGACGGTAATTTACAAGTAAATTGGTCAGATAACTATAATCACGAATTCGTTTGTCCCCTTTGTAATCGCGGACGATTGAGCCATTTTTATTACGACAAGACAACACTGTGTCAAATTCAATTAAGCTGTGAAGCTTGCCACAAATCCACTCCCCTCTCTTGCCAACTGAGAAAATCACCACCCATCTCAATTCATCAAATGCTTGACGGTACTTTGTCAGTCAATTGGAAGACAGATTATGCTGGCGAGTTTATTTGTCCCAACTGCAATCATGGAAAAATTAACAATTTTCATCACTCTCAAAAACCAATTTGTAAACTTAGACTCGAATGTGATTCATGCTCTCAGATAACCAACTTAACTTGTGAAGTTCCTCAACACCCACCTATCTCAATTCACCAGACCCTTAACGGGACTTTACAAGTCAATTGGAAGACAGATTATGCTGGTGAGTTTATCTGTCCTCAGTGCCTGAAGGGACAATTAAACAGATTTTCTTACTCGAAAGGATCTGTTTGCAAACTGAGATTGGGATGTGATTTTTGTCATCAAGTAACATACCTGACTGGTAAATTTAAACATTTACCAATTTCCATTCACCAAACTCTTCAAGGAACTCTGTCAGTCAATTGGGCAGAAAAGTATTCTGGAGAATTTATCTGTCCTCAGTGTAATCAGGGACAAATCAGCAAATTTCATTATGCTGATGGGCAAAGTCATCAACTCAAACTAGGATGTAATTCTTGCTCCCTTAAAACCCTGCTTTGTTGTCAAGTTCCACCTCAGTTTCACGGTTATCGCCAGCATTTAGTTTGCCCTAATCCCCTGTGCCATCAAATTGGCCCTGATGGACAGAAAGGGTGGATTTACGAGACATTTCAAACAACTAGCAGCCAGAGTAATTGTCGCTGTTACTTCTGCCACATAAATTTTCACCCTAACGCCACAAGTTATGGCAGTTGGGTTGGGTCTCAACAAGAAGAAACTTTATTGAATTTCTGTTTTGATGATGATGTTTGGGATTTTCGCCATTTTATCAAAAACTCACCCGTGAGAATCCTTAACTTTAAGTCAATTAAACCTGAGTGGTTTCGTATATTAGTCAAGCAATATCTATATTCTTTACTCAAATCAGGTAGGTTTTCTGCTAGTGCAAAACCGATGAATTCTCTGGTGGCTTTGCGTCAGTTTAGTCAAATTTTGAAGCCAAATAACATCCAGCATCTCTCTGAGATTAGCCGGGAACTAATTTTAAGCTTTCTCGACATCAACCAAACTAACTGTAATCGAACGATTCGAGAAAAGCTATATAACCTCAAAGATTTTTTTGATTTTTTCGGATTAGAATCTCTAAGCTTAGTTCGTCATCGAGATATTCCTAAACAGACAATTCAGGACGTGGATTGGTTGGATGAAATCACCCGTCAAGGGATTAAACAGCATCTTGATAAAATCCCTGCTCCTGTTGCTCGTCACTATTTAGTGCAAGAATATACGGCTGCTCGTCCAGGAGATATTTGTCAGATAGCTTTTGATTGTTTAGTTGAAGAAAATGGTCAATGGTATATCAAGTTTTATCAGCATAAGGTGGAACGATGGCA
This Nostoc sp. 'Peltigera membranacea cyanobiont' N6 DNA region includes the following protein-coding sequences:
- a CDS encoding tyrosine-type recombinase/integrase, yielding MTKVEWAISPHTESRFSCVFDPETCLPVEPIQRFLNYCRKRQLAPNTVTTYAYRLVDFWRWLESKSLNWYDVGLNELADFVNWYLLGGEVEESGENVREIVAKRSPRTVNQAVTAIQEFYTYHTIEGRIEEKHFTLLAHGWGKRGGFLRGIAKSNPDKRKRIKIKEPKLFSGCLLDEEVATLANACTTYRDRLIIMLLRSTGVRRGELLGLHLEDVKNLDFSGRIRIVRREDNPNRAMAKGREREIPIIYHRSAIQETFHAYLLEEYPPQAETLGGGMLFVNLSSKWVGQAMSLVRLNKLFDQLHKRTGIKAHPHLFRHTFATRMLQDNYLDQYVQQLLGHRSIATTKDIYSHVLDEMTLDQYLR
- a CDS encoding tyrosine-type recombinase/integrase encodes the protein MAEAFAPQALQERITLSELGKQWINDPLMNQDVWSLLELGYSQEECRINGHYHLYFHKFSLPWLKRLTQLTIKASVRERYSLGRIIHRVGCLNHLDRFLCNYGYTQPQSLTEALLHQFISEINSGNRQNAIAYALNLWKEEQWLEIAFTPIKLKKKSPKIEIIPEEVLYQIYEKFDLFPPTLERLFRLQLVLGCRIGEILTMPRHSLKQEGDKWFLLRWVEKRKHWRFVQIHPLVAELVQEQQRFLDAQFGRDSEFDKLFCTVYTHHQSIPWAERELDTTLFYKPQTITRLRISNWLINFREVADLKDKHGNRFKLTSHMFRRTKASIMAHCEVEDEYIAAVLGHGSLDMLPHYRQRSLIRLEKEANLKGYVDMYGRVTSFKPRKTRYEKLANLLKVSTPLGECHRPTMLGDCQHRYACLSCPHHRITPEDKSQLEADVNCLQQDLIQAQKNGQERRVTEIANLLALIKNRFDGLSELQNLQEHKTNG
- a CDS encoding integrase, which produces MGKRKHQPISIHQTLDGNLQVNWSDNYNHEFVCPLCNRGRLSHFYYDKTTLCQIQLSCEACHKSTPLSCQLRKSPPISIHQMLDGTLSVNWKTDYAGEFICPNCNHGKINNFHHSQKPICKLRLECDSCSQITNLTCEVPQHPPISIHQTLNGTLQVNWKTDYAGEFICPQCLKGQLNRFSYSKGSVCKLRLGCDFCHQVTYLTGKFKHLPISIHQTLQGTLSVNWAEKYSGEFICPQCNQGQISKFHYADGQSHQLKLGCNSCSLKTLLCCQVPPQFHGYRQHLVCPNPLCHQIGPDGQKGWIYETFQTTSSQSNCRCYFCHINFHPNATSYGSWVGSQQEETLLNFCFDDDVWDFRHFIKNSPVRILNFKSIKPEWFRILVKQYLYSLLKSGRFSASAKPMNSLVALRQFSQILKPNNIQHLSEISRELILSFLDINQTNCNRTIREKLYNLKDFFDFFGLESLSLVRHRDIPKQTIQDVDWLDEITRQGIKQHLDKIPAPVARHYLVQEYTAARPGDICQIAFDCLVEENGQWYIKFYQHKVERWHRLPAPREIRQVIEQQQQWIRKTFGSDYPYLFCHFRSIKQSSYPSFSSLKPLPNPPQVTASGNPMVRLIRLLIEQEDIRDSNGQKPYFTGKITRSSRLQEVRAKHGMEAAQLYADHLSSETTFQHYAPPTKEQVAVVDLPFQELLLNSQNRFLPWQTLPESLLKNPSSHELDLEISPRLVVYGHCTLDPKTNCIYNLYPKCYGCGSFRPSTSKLPLYERQYAGEHKRMESAKQAGAALAYEESKATLEAMDKWLSDLRKVANGEAT